The following coding sequences are from one Nicotiana tomentosiformis chromosome 3, ASM39032v3, whole genome shotgun sequence window:
- the LOC104108587 gene encoding uncharacterized protein, with translation MVDEDLKKRGRLELRKKKSTNNETEDSKYMPTLPFPRKQRREKLDKQFERFLEVFKQVHVNIPFTEVLSQMPAYANFMKEILSKKRKVEDTSVLKLTAHCSAILQNKIPKKCGDSGSFTIPCSLGSTIFQKSLCDLGASINLMSLSIFRKLEGETGEIRSIPISLLLANQTTIIPKGMVEDVLVRVGKFVIPVHFIVVNM, from the coding sequence ATGGtagatgaagatttgaagaagagGGGAAGATTAGAGctcagaaaaaaaaaatcaacaaataATGAGACTGAAGATAGCAAGTACATGCCAACTCTACCTTTCCCCCGGAAACAAAGAAGAGAGAAGTTGGACAAACAATTCGAGCGCTTTCTAGAAGTGTTCAAGCAGGTGCATGTGAATATACCTTTCACAGAGGTGCTCTCTCAGATGCCAGCTTATGCTAATTTCATGAAGGAGATATTGTCCAAGAAGCGGAAAGTGGAAGATACATCGGTTCTCAAGCTGACAGCGCATTGTAGTGCCATCTTGCAAAATAAGATCCCTAAGAAATGTGGAGattcagggagttttactataccttgctctttaggaagtACTATATTTCAAAAATCTTTGTGCGATTTAGGTGCTTCTATTAATCTTATGTCATTGTCTATTTTCAGGAAATTAGAGGGAGAGACTGGAGAAATCAGGTCGATACCTATATCCTTGCTGCTGGCGAATCAGACCACAATCATACCTAAAGGAATGGTGGAAGATGTGTTGGTTCGGGTTGGCAAATTTGTAATCCCTGTGCACTTCATTGTGGTGAACATGTAG
- the LOC138907078 gene encoding uncharacterized protein produces the protein MAAWIDLEIRLQKDKTIDKDVQEQINRDREHWKNVLSRIIAVIKTLGKNNLAFRGKNEKIYQENNGNFLSLIEMISEFDPVMQEHIRRIKHDEIHSHYLGHRIQNELINLLTSEIKNKIIKKIIEAKYFSIILDCTPDTSHQEQMSFILQSVDISATPIKINEYFLEFLKVDNTSGKGLFEVIIDEIKNIGLDIDNLRGQGYDNGSNMKGKHQGVQKRLLDVNPRSFYTPCGCHNLNLLLCDMANSCTKAISFFGVVQRIYSLFSSSTKRWKVLKDSVPSLTLKSLSQTRWESRIESIKAIRFQTPKIRDALLKLVEISDDPKTKSEANSLVTYELENFEFLLGMTIWYDILFVVNSVSKSMQSKDMHIDVAIDQLKGLISFFNKYREEGFVTAMISAKEIAFEMNIESEFRKKRVISRKKFFDENVANEISKSLEESFRVDYFLYIVDKAIISLQNRFEQFEAYENIFGFLFSGKKLRSLNDGNLKTHCLNLEFFLKHNNQSDIDGLDLFSELKVLREIVQVEDNSLIDILNQIKRLDSFPNAYIAYRIMLTISVTVASAERSFSKLKLIKSYLRSTMSQERLNGLAILSIEKDLLGEIDYKKIISNFV, from the coding sequence ATGGCTGCAtggattgatttagaaataagacTGCAAAAAGATAAAACAATCGATAAAGATGTTCAAGAacaaatcaatagagatagagagcATTGGAAAAATGTATTGTCAAGAATTATTGCCGTGATCAAAACTCTTGGAAAAAATAATTTAGCATTTAGAGGAAAAAATGAAAAGATATATCAAGAGAATAATGGAAATTTTTTAAGTTTAATTGAAATGATTTCAGAATTTGACCCTGTCATGCAAGAACATATTCGACGAATTAAGCATGATGAAATTCATAGTCATTACCTTGGGCATAGAATACAAAATGAATTGATAAACTTATTGACAAGtgaaattaagaataaaattattaaaaaaattatagaaGCAAAATATTTCTCTATCATACTTGATTGCACTCCAGATACAAGTCATCAAGAACAAATGTCTTTTATACTGCAGAGTGTGGATATTTCGGCAACTCCAATAAAAATTAATGaatattttttagaatttttaaaagTAGATAATACAAGCGGAAAAGGTCTTTTTGAAGTTATTATagatgaaataaaaaatattggACTTGATATTGATAATTTAAGAGGGCAAGGATATGATAATGGGTCAAATATGAAGGGAAAACATCAAGGAGTGCAAAAAAGACTTCTAGATGTAAATCCTAGATCATTTTATACACCATGTGGTTGTCATAATCTAAATTTGCTACTTTGTGATATGGCTAATTCTTGTACAAAAGCTATATCATTTTTTGGAGTGGTACAACGTATATATTCACTATTTTCATCTTCTACTAAGCGATGGAAAGTATTAAAGGATAGTGTACCTAGTCTAACTCTTAAATCATTGTCACAAACTCGTTGGGAAAGTCGTATTGAAAGTATTAAAGCAATAAGATTTCAAACTCCAAAAATAAGAGATGCTTTattgaaattagtagaaattagtGATGATCCAAAAACTAAAAGTGAAGCTAATTCCTTAGTAACATATGAACtcgaaaattttgaatttttattgggtatgactatttggtatgatatattatttgttgttaatTCAGTTAGCAAAAGTATGCAGTCAAAAGACATGCATATTGATGTTGCCATAGATCAATTAAAaggtttgatttctttttttaaCAAATATAGAGAAGAAGGATTTGTAACTGCTATGATTTCTGCCAAAGAAATTGCATTTGAAATGAATATTGAATCCGAATTTCGTAAGAAACGTGTGATATCTAGGAAGAAATTTTTTGATGAGAATGTTGCTAATGAAATCTCAAAGTCTCTTGAAGAGTCCTTTAGAGTTGATTACTTTTTATACATTGTAGACAAGGCtattatttcacttcaaaatagatttgaacaatttgaagcatatgaaaatatttttggttttctatttagTGGTAAAAAACTAAGATCACTAAATGATGGAAATTTAAAAACACATTGCCTTAATCTTGAATTTTTcttaaagcataataatcaatccgatattgatggtttagatttattttctgAGTTGAAAGTATTAAGGGAAATAGTACAAGTAGAAGATAATAGTTTAATcgatatactcaatcaaataaagagacttgattcttttccaaatgcctatattgcttatagaataatgttaacaaTTTCAGTTACCGTTGCTTCAGCGGaaagaagtttttcaaaattaaaattgataaaatcatacctaagatcaacaatgtctcaagagAGATTAAATGGGTTAGCtatattgtcaattgagaaagacttattaggagaaattgattataagaaaattattagtAACTTTGTCTAA
- the LOC104108583 gene encoding dihydrodipicolinate reductase-like protein CRR1, chloroplastic translates to MAASSCQFQPTYYINYNYNVRPKKVKTTKSFICCSVQPSQNNVKVIINGAAKEIGRAAVIAVTKARGMEVAGAVDSNFVGQDIGQVCDMEEPLEIPIINDLTMVLGSISQSKAIGVVIDFTDPSTVYDNVKQATAFGMNSVVYVPRIKQETVMALSMFCEKASTGCLVAPTLSIGSILLQQAAISASFHYYNVEIVESRANAVDFPTQDAVQIANNLSNLGQLYNRDDISTDIPARGQVLGEDGVRVHSLVLPGLPSSTSVYFSRPGEVYTLKHDITDVQCLMPGLILAIRKVVRLKNLVYGLEKFL, encoded by the exons ATGGCGGCCTCGAGCTGCCAATTTCAACCCACATACtatattaattataattataacGTCAGGCCTAAAAAAGTGAAGACAACAAAGTCATTTATCTGTTGCTCAGTACAGCCATCTCAAAACAATGTGAAAGTAATCATAAATGGAGCTGCAAAGGAGATAGGAAGAGCAGCCGTAATTGCTGTGACTAAAGCTAGAGGAATGGAAGTAGCTGGTGCGGTTGATTCTAACTTCGTTGGACAAGATATTGGACAG GTTTGTGACATGGAAGAACCTCTAGAAATACCGATAATTAACGACCTTACCATGGTGTTGGGTTCAATATCTCAG TCAAAAGCAATTGGGGTAGTCATTGATTTCACTGACCCTTCTACAGTTTATGACAATGTCAAACAG GCGACAGCATTTGGAATGAATAGTGTAGTTTACGTGCCAAGAATTAAGCAAGAAACTGTAATGGCTTTATCTATGTTCTGCGAAAAGGCCAGCACG GGTTGTTTGGTTGCACCGACTCTTTCAATTGGATCCATACTTCTCCAGCAAGCAGCAATTTCAGCTTCTTTTCACTATTACAATGTAGAAATTGTCGAGTCTAGAGCTAATGCAGTG GATTTTCCAACCCAGGATGCAGTTCAAATTGCTAACAACCTTTCCAATTTGGGTCAGCTGTATAATAGAGATGACATTTCCACAGATATTCCG GCAAGGGGTCAAGTTCTAGGGGAAGACGGAGTACGTGTTCACAGCTTGGTTCTACCAGGGCTTCCGTCTAGTACGTCAGTATACTTCTCAAGGCCAGGAGAG GTTTACACACTAAAGCATGATATCACAGATGTGCAATGTCTCATGCCAGGCTTAATTCTGGCCATCAGAAAAGTTGTTCGCCTCAAG AACCTGGTCTATGGCTTGGAGAAGTTTTTATAA